One Pagrus major chromosome 15, Pma_NU_1.0 DNA window includes the following coding sequences:
- the cyp1b1 gene encoding cytochrome P450 1B1 produces the protein MLMLMSVPCRIPIMDVTLKWISPAISRALLVACVTLLLSLHLWRWLRQRSTGCPPGPIAWPIIGNAVQVGSTPHLYFTRMAQKYGNVFQIKLGSRIVVVLNGDSIKQALVKQGLDFAGRPDFTSFKYVSNGDSLVFNTITDWWKMHRKVAQSTVRMFSTINLQTKKSFERHVVCEFRELMQLFLRKSKTEHYFQPLTYLVVSTANIMSAVCFGKRYSYEDEEFRQVVGRNDQFTQTVGAGSIVDVMPWLQYFPNPIRTIFDNFKKLNLEFGTFIRDKVIQHRKTIQSSTIRDMTDAFIVALDQQSEKTGLALGKDYVTPTVGDVFGASQDTLSTSLQWIILILVKFPEMQVRLQQEVDKVVDRSRLPCIEDQLQLPYVMAFIYEVMRYTSFVPLTIPHSTTIDTSIMGYTIPKNTVIFINQWSINHDPDMWSNPETFDPDRFIDQDGLLNKDLTSSVLIFSLGKRRCIGEELSKLQLFLFTALLAHQCHITSDPARPPKLDYSYGLTLKPHSFYIALSLREDMKLLDAASSEDVGPTSDS, from the exons ATGTTGATGTTAATGTCAGTCCCCTGCAGGATCCCCATCATGGATGTCACACTGAAGTGGATTAGCCCAGCGATTTCCAGAGCTCTGTTAGTGGCCTGtgtgactctgctgctgtcCCTCCACCTGTGGCGCTGGCTCCGGCAGCGGTCCACCGGCTGCCCGCCTGGTCCCATCGCCTGGCCGATCATCGGGAACGCTGTGCAAGTCGGCAGCACACCGCACTTGTATTTTACGCGCATGGCGCAGAAATACGGCAACGTGTTCCAGATCAAACTGGGCTCTCGGATCGTGGTGGTGCTGAACGGGGACTCCATCAAACAGGCGCTCGTCAAGCAGGGGCTTGACTTTGCCGGCAGACCGGACTTCACCTCCTTCAAGTACGTCTCCAACGGGGACAGCCTCGTGTTTAACACCATCACGGACTGGTGGAAAATGCACCGCAAAGTGGCTCAGTCCACCGTCCGCATGTTCTCCACGATCAACCTGCAGACCAAAAAGTCATTTGAGCGACACGTCGTCTGTGAGTTCAGAGAGCTGATGCAGCTGTTCCTGAGGAAATCTAAGACGGAGCACTACTTCCAGCCCCTGACTTATCTGGTGGTGTCCACGGCCAACATTATGAGCGCCGTGTGCTTTGGGAAGAGGTACTCCTATGAGGACGAGGAGTTTCGGCAGGTGGTGGGCAGGAACGACCAGTTCACCCAGACGGTGGGCGCAGGGAGCATAGTGGACGTGATGCCCTGGCTCCAGTACTTCCCAAACCCCATCAGAACCATATTTGATAACTTCAAGAAGCTCAACCTGGAGTTTGGCACGTTCATTCGAGATAAAGTTATCCAACACAGAAAGACAATCCAGTCGAGCACCATCAGGGATATGACGGATGCTTTCATAGTGGCGCTGGACCAGCAGAGCGAAAAAACAGGACTTGCTTTAGGGAAGGACTATGTGACCCCCACTGTTGGGGATGTGTTTGGAGCGAGCCAAGACACACTGTCAACTTCACTGCAGTGGATCATCCTCATACTCGTCAA GTTTCCTGAGATGCAGGTGCGTCTCCAGCAGGAGGTGGACAAGGTGGTGGACCGCAGCCGGCTCCCCTGCATCGAGGACCAGCTGCAGCTGCCTTACGTCATGGCCTTCATCTACGAGGTGATGCGCTACACGAGCTTTGTGCCGCTCACCATCCCCCACTCCACCACTATCGACACCTCCATCATGGGCTACACCATCCCAAAGAACACGGTCATCTTCATCAACCAGTGGTCCATCAACCACGACCCAGACATGTGGTCCAACCCAGAGACCTTTGACCCTGATCGTTTCATAGACCAGGACGGACTGCTGAACAAGGACCTGACCAGCAGTGTGCTCATCTTCTCACTGGGCAAGCGACGGTGCATCGGTGAAGAGCTGTCCAAGCTGCAGCTGTTCCTCTTCACCGCGCTGCTCGCCCACCAGTGCCACATCACTTCAGACCCAGCAAGGCCGCCCAAACTGGACTACAGCTATGGTCTGACTCTGAAGCCTCACAGCTTCTACATAGCATTGTCTCTACGTGAAGATATGAAGCTGCTGGATGCGGCTTCAAGTGAGGACGTTGGGCCGACATCAGACtcatga
- the rmdn2 gene encoding regulator of microtubule dynamics protein 2 has protein sequence MAQADSKVLVLGALAGVAGISLAVVCYQGFRSRRRASCPGVYLNRSNGQGTGLMMVDGPGLPRGQVEVLERLEALIQCVSELKDEMKSLKNALPTLQDHVREELRGQDEGRRVSPHHRTTPTRRKRAAGSLAGPRAGGRSSEEAESEGGYITALTDSEEEELGNVEQRDEEQPADKLSDLLERIDRLHQGSESDKRESLNVLMEQREEFGQNSTFLWRLTRAYCDVHDISSTLEEKKTHAETGKKVGEEAVTLNPTCAESHQWYAIMCGIMAEYDTVQNKIKNGYIFKDHLDKAIELKPQDPMSYYLLGRWCYAVAQLSWIERKVAATLFGEPPSATVEDALKNFLKVEEIQPGYSKLNYVFLAKCYKDLGQSQNARKMCESACSMNAVSKEDEEAQKELDILCPALGM, from the exons ATGGCCCAGGCAGACAGCAAGGTGCTGGTTCTGGGAGCGTTGGCTGGAGTGGCTGGCATTAGTTTGGCAGTAGTGTGTTACCAGGGCTTTAGGTCAAGACGAAGAGCTTCGTGTCCAGGGGTCTACCTCAACCGCTCTAATGGCCAGGGGACTGGACTCATGATGGTGGATGGTCCAGGTCTGCCGAGGGGTCAGGTCGAGGTGCTGGAGCGCCTTGAGGCCCTGATCCAGTGCGTGTCGGAGCTGAAGGATGAGATGAAGTCGTTGAAGAACGCTCTGCCAACACTGCAGGACCACGTCAGGGAGGAGCTGAGGGGACAGGATGAGGGGCGTCGAGTCAGCCCTCACCACAGGACCACACCAACACGAAGGAAAAGAGCTGCAGGAAGCCTGGCTGGACCCAGAGCTGGGGGTCGGAGctcagaggaagcagagagtgagggagg GTACATAACTGCACTGACAGACTCTGAGGAAGAAGAGCTAGGCAATGTAGAACAGAGGGATGAAGAACAACCAGCAGACAAGTTGTCCGACCTCCTGGAGAGGATCGACCGTTTGCATCAGGGCTCTGAATCTGACAAAAGGGAAAGTCTCAACGTGCTtatggagcagagagaggag TTTGGACAGAACTCAACATTTCTTTGGCGGCTAACCCGAGCGTACTGTGACGTTCATGACATCAGCTCCactctggaggagaagaagaccCACGCAGAAACTG GGAAGAAAGTTGGTGAGGAGGCAGTGACCCTGAACCCGACATGTGCTGAGAGTCATCAGTG GTATGCCATCATGTGTGGGATTATGGCAGAATACGACACAGTACAGAACAAGATAAAGAACGGATACATATTTAAG GATCATCTGGATAAAGCCATCGAGCTGAAGCCTCAAGACCCCATGTCCTACTACCTGCTGGGCCGCTGGTGCTACGCT GTGGCTCAGTTATCATGGATCGAGAGGAAAGTTGCTGCAACATTATTTGGAGAGCCTCCAAGTGCTACAGTTGAAGATGCACTGAAGAATTTTCTAAAG GTTGAGGAAATCCAACCAGGATATTCCAAACTCAACTATGTGTTTCTAGCTAAG TGCTACAAAGACCTGGGGCAGAGTCAAAACGCTAGGAAGATGTGTGAATCTGCTTGTTCAATGAATGCTGTGTCCAAAGAG GATGAAGAGGCACAGAAGGAGCTGGACATACTCTGCCCGGCCCTTGGAATGTGA